The following proteins come from a genomic window of Varunaivibrio sulfuroxidans:
- the cysQ gene encoding 3'(2'),5'-bisphosphate nucleotidase CysQ, which produces MSLNITIHLLDQIHTLAKAAGDEILKIYDTDFVVQNKADKSPVTAADRIADTLICETIRTEVTDHFPIISEESYDETGAHGDLSSSPFWLIDPLDGTKEFINRNGEFTVNIALIENGLPVLGVVHVPVSGRTYLGSPHGAFVEKDAAGPQPISARTPPPQGLVAVVSRSHKNQETEDYLADFSIQEEVTAGSSLKFCMIAEGRADLYPRFGRTMEWDTAAGHGVLRHAGGDVRKQDGGVLTYGKAGFENPFFIARGRS; this is translated from the coding sequence ATGTCGCTGAACATCACCATCCACCTTCTCGACCAAATCCACACGCTAGCCAAGGCCGCTGGAGACGAAATCTTAAAAATCTACGACACCGATTTCGTCGTCCAAAACAAGGCCGACAAATCTCCCGTCACCGCCGCCGACAGAATAGCCGACACGTTGATTTGCGAAACCATCCGCACCGAGGTCACCGACCATTTCCCCATCATTAGCGAAGAATCTTACGACGAAACCGGTGCGCACGGCGACCTCTCCTCTTCGCCTTTCTGGCTCATCGACCCCCTGGACGGAACCAAGGAATTCATCAACCGCAACGGAGAGTTCACCGTGAACATCGCCCTCATTGAAAACGGTTTGCCCGTTTTGGGCGTCGTCCACGTCCCCGTTTCGGGGCGCACTTATCTAGGAAGCCCACATGGGGCCTTTGTCGAGAAGGATGCCGCAGGACCACAGCCGATCAGCGCCCGCACCCCGCCGCCCCAGGGGCTTGTCGCCGTGGTCAGCCGCAGCCACAAAAATCAGGAAACCGAAGATTATCTCGCCGATTTTTCAATCCAAGAGGAAGTCACCGCGGGCAGTTCTCTCAAGTTTTGCATGATCGCCGAAGGCCGGGCCGATCTGTACCCGCGCTTCGGGCGCACCATGGAATGGGACACCGCCGCCGGTCACGGCGTTCTTCGCCACGCAGGCGGCGATGTACGCAAACAAGACGGCGGCGTATTGACGTATGGCAAGGCCGGGTTCGAGAACCCGTTTTTCATCGCCCGCGGGCGTTCTTGA
- a CDS encoding LysM peptidoglycan-binding domain-containing protein: protein MTDHKKRRINDYGQRSLDKIYPLASHLERDKHNYYNDGRHVPTIGIGYAAVVLGRDGRWVVKPTLEADMRAAKIPLGDSQKKTLRAIADELNKGENADTKRLDGMITALRGPELTPEQTKALFTQSYARFYDQTRNIIGDPLFAALSPKRQGILTLVTYQSPASVRRERDALQKALRAGDMKDVGRILIRIGRYLHDESRGLSFAKHFMNTNEKGTVTVNNGDTLGAISARYHVPLRAVMAANPDIANADKIRAGDLIYLPRAAYRQKPGDLWADVPAAPSAQGPAQNPSDAPGAASKAQVGATKDAGKDGLSGNPAPDNRPVHNSGKGAPTDQGNAPKQAVPGQSGDGAGTAPHAQNAPSQDAPTAQNKVTAKDKAAPQNKPAGNGATKEKDAAPGTAGKVPAPAKTPGPDLSQNAIDRLSHLYGDRARASRVLRGTIPEQVRNKDFFTHANDGVAALKAILAPKILAPKKSPLPMSTAPKNTAPGNRKAAAKGGFSPIPTRSPFPSASPVPSSPSSSASSSSPTSARAAVPSSKTAEIAGLLLDKAMAERVMTSKAYASASHPLHAFAANAVRNFFKAAYADNTPNAPQRTTIAQEPGRARAIAWIEHQRATPPAGTRADRLVKIAARRKTTGKWPR, encoded by the coding sequence ATGACTGATCACAAAAAGCGGCGAATTAATGATTACGGCCAACGATCCCTTGATAAAATATACCCCTTGGCCAGCCATTTGGAGCGCGACAAACACAATTACTACAACGACGGACGCCACGTTCCGACCATCGGCATCGGTTACGCCGCCGTGGTTCTGGGGCGAGACGGGCGGTGGGTGGTCAAGCCGACCTTGGAGGCGGACATGCGCGCGGCGAAGATCCCGCTGGGCGATTCCCAAAAAAAGACCCTGCGCGCCATCGCCGACGAATTGAACAAAGGCGAGAACGCCGACACCAAGCGTCTCGATGGGATGATCACCGCCCTGCGCGGCCCGGAATTGACCCCGGAGCAGACCAAGGCTTTGTTCACACAGTCCTACGCCCGCTTTTACGACCAAACCCGCAACATCATCGGCGATCCCCTGTTCGCCGCCCTCAGTCCCAAACGTCAGGGGATTTTGACGCTGGTCACGTATCAGTCCCCGGCCAGCGTCCGGCGCGAACGGGACGCCTTGCAAAAGGCCCTTCGGGCGGGGGACATGAAGGACGTCGGGCGCATCCTTATCCGTATCGGCAGATACCTACACGACGAAAGTCGTGGCCTCAGTTTCGCCAAGCACTTCATGAACACCAACGAGAAAGGCACGGTTACGGTGAACAATGGGGATACCCTCGGCGCCATTTCCGCGCGTTATCACGTTCCCCTACGCGCCGTCATGGCGGCGAACCCGGACATTGCGAACGCCGATAAAATTCGCGCCGGAGACCTGATTTATCTGCCCCGCGCGGCGTATCGGCAAAAACCCGGCGATCTTTGGGCCGACGTCCCGGCGGCGCCATCCGCCCAAGGTCCCGCACAAAACCCTTCCGACGCGCCCGGCGCGGCCTCCAAGGCGCAAGTCGGGGCGACAAAAGATGCCGGCAAAGACGGCCTGTCGGGCAATCCCGCTCCCGATAACCGCCCCGTCCATAATTCGGGGAAAGGCGCACCGACGGACCAGGGAAACGCGCCCAAACAAGCCGTCCCCGGGCAAAGCGGCGACGGGGCGGGAACGGCGCCCCATGCCCAAAATGCGCCGTCCCAAGATGCCCCCACGGCCCAAAACAAAGTCACGGCAAAAGACAAAGCCGCCCCCCAAAACAAGCCTGCGGGAAACGGGGCGACGAAGGAGAAGGACGCGGCCCCGGGAACGGCGGGGAAAGTTCCCGCCCCGGCGAAAACTCCCGGCCCCGATCTTTCGCAAAACGCCATCGACCGGTTGAGCCACCTTTACGGCGACCGCGCGCGGGCATCGCGTGTGCTGCGCGGAACCATCCCCGAGCAAGTCCGAAACAAGGACTTCTTCACCCACGCCAACGACGGCGTCGCCGCCCTGAAGGCGATCTTGGCCCCCAAGATATTGGCCCCCAAGAAAAGCCCCTTGCCAATGAGCACGGCCCCAAAAAACACGGCCCCGGGAAACAGAAAAGCCGCCGCGAAAGGGGGATTTTCGCCGATCCCCACGCGATCGCCTTTTCCGTCGGCCTCGCCCGTTCCATCGTCGCCTTCATCGTCGGCTTCATCGTCATCACCCACGTCCGCCCGCGCGGCCGTTCCATCATCGAAAACGGCCGAGATCGCCGGGCTGTTGCTCGACAAGGCAATGGCCGAACGGGTGATGACGTCGAAGGCCTACGCAAGCGCCAGCCATCCGCTGCACGCCTTCGCGGCGAACGCGGTGCGCAATTTCTTCAAGGCCGCCTACGCCGACAACACCCCCAACGCCCCGCAACGCACCACCATCGCCCAAGAACCGGGACGCGCGCGGGCCATCGCATGGATCGAACACCAGCGCGCCACCCCGCCCGCGGGCACGCGCGCAGACCGCCTGGTCAAAATCGCCGCCCGCCGAAAAACCACCGGAAAATGGCCCCGGTGA
- the amrA gene encoding AmmeMemoRadiSam system protein A: MTTTTDTEQDRDMARIAQEYGDTLIALAARAIAYGLDHGVAMAVDPTAYPPLLAEPGAVFVTLKKKGQLRGCIGSSTAFRPLVQDIADNAFSAAFRDTRFLPMTRAEMADMEISLSLLSPSREMTFHGERDLLTQLRPQIDGLIIDDGVHRALFLPQVWEQLPTPNLFLSHLKAKAGMSEDDLPPDTRAWRFSAHGISGNTSIADRE, from the coding sequence ATGACAACCACGACGGATACGGAGCAGGACCGGGATATGGCGCGTATCGCACAGGAATATGGCGATACACTGATCGCCTTGGCTGCACGCGCCATAGCCTATGGTCTGGACCATGGCGTGGCGATGGCGGTCGATCCTACGGCCTATCCCCCCCTGCTCGCCGAGCCGGGTGCGGTGTTCGTCACCCTGAAAAAGAAAGGCCAATTGCGCGGATGCATCGGTAGCAGCACGGCCTTCAGGCCTCTCGTGCAAGACATCGCCGACAACGCCTTCTCCGCCGCCTTTCGCGATACGCGTTTCCTCCCCATGACGCGCGCCGAAATGGCGGACATGGAAATTTCCCTGTCGCTGCTCAGCCCCTCTCGGGAGATGACTTTTCATGGCGAACGCGACTTACTGACGCAGCTGCGCCCGCAAATCGACGGTCTGATCATCGACGATGGCGTCCATCGCGCTTTGTTCCTTCCTCAGGTCTGGGAACAATTGCCGACGCCCAATCTGTTTTTATCCCATCTCAAGGCGAAAGCCGGGATGTCCGAGGATGACTTGCCCCCCGATACTCGGGCGTGGCGGTTCAGCGCCCATGGCATTTCCGGAAATACGTCCATTGCCGACCGGGAATAA